In Nematostella vectensis chromosome 2, jaNemVect1.1, whole genome shotgun sequence, one genomic interval encodes:
- the LOC116604544 gene encoding protein boule-like: MLAVTWKKTVHDMYRISARMLPTAQISTPHGTLVPNRVFIKGVPDRMSEIELEVAFANLGFHVIGVRIIEDMRTGRRKGYGFVTFLSTEEALMARQMVRNRI, translated from the exons ATGCTAGCAGTCACCTGGAAGAAAACGGTACATGACATG TATCGAATTTCAGCACGGATGCTTCCGACAGCGCAAATCAGCACACCTCATGGTACTCTGGTTCCTAATAGGGTGTTCATCAAGGGGGTACCAGACCGA ATGAGCGAGATCGAGCTGGAGGTAGCATTTGCCAATCTTGGGTTTCATGTGATAGGGGTCCGAATCATCGAGGATATGAGGACGGGGAGGCGAAAAGG GTACGGGTTTGTTACGTTTTTGTCAACTGAGGAAGCGTTGATGGCTAGGCAAATGGTACGTAACAGAATTTGA